A region of Rhodamnia argentea isolate NSW1041297 chromosome 9, ASM2092103v1, whole genome shotgun sequence DNA encodes the following proteins:
- the LOC115756666 gene encoding uncharacterized protein LOC115756666 gives MASSGGIFVLLALCVLFSTGFTQSEARELRPSDHGLQCQDPPPAGAKPSPEMASFFGASPPPSPSSSDSSASSSPAMTIPTAANSSNNPWLRGGGYGGSVEGRRGRRSHVRGALLVASIVCGITGVALLFASGMLCLFKFRKDRSVAAVAAPPPSLLRPPLPLRPPLASGPSGDYRK, from the coding sequence atggCGTCCTCCGGAGGAATTTTCGTCCTTCTCGCTCTGTGCGTCCTCTTCTCCACCGGCTTTACTCAATCGGAAGCCAGAGAATTGCGACCCTCCGATCACGGGCTGCAGTGCCAGGATCCGCCGCCGGCCGGAGCGAAGCCGTCCCCGGAGATGGCGTCCTTCTTCGGGGCCTCCCCACCGCCGTCGCCGTCCTCTTCTGACTCGTCCGCATCGTCGTCTCCGGCGATGACGATCCCCACCGCGGCGAACTCAAGCAACAACCCGTGGCTGCGAGGAGGAGGATACGGCGGCAGCGTGGAAGGGCGAAGAGGGAGGAGAAGTCACGTGAGAGGCGCCCTCTTGGTGGCGAGCATCGTGTGCGGAATCACCGGCGTCGCTCTGTTGTTCGCTTCCGGGATGCTTTGTCTGTTCAAGTTCCGAAAGGACAGGTCTGTGGCGGCAGTGGCAGCTCCACCTCCTTCTTTGCTCCGGCCGCCGCTCCCGCTTCGGCCGCCACTGGCATCCGGACCGTCGGGAGATTATAGGAAGTGA